A section of the Hevea brasiliensis isolate MT/VB/25A 57/8 chromosome 17, ASM3005281v1, whole genome shotgun sequence genome encodes:
- the LOC110660520 gene encoding germin-like protein subfamily T member 2 produces MAFSSSIRLLGSLIVMLLLPMHINSADPDPLQDFCVADLKASASLNGFPCKPAEEVTSNDFFFDGLSKEGNTTNIFGWSVTAANVLSFPGLNTLGISMNRVDFAPGGLNPPHSHPRATETGVVIEGKLLIGFVTTSNVFHSKVLSAGQMFVVPRGLVHFQLNVGEEKALLFTAFNSHFPGSAVAPTTLFASTPPIPNQVLTKAFQVGEDTIKTIKSKFGS; encoded by the coding sequence ATGGCTTTTTCCTCCTCCATTCGCCTTCTGGGTAGCCTGATAGTGATGCTGCTTCTTCCTATGCATATCAATTCAGCTGACCCAGATCCTCTGCAGGATTTCTGTGTTGCTGACTTAAAAGCCTCTGCATCGTTAAATGGCTTCCCTTGCAAACCTGCAGAAGAAGTAACTTCTAATGATTTTTTCTTTGATGGTTTGAGCAAAGAGGGCAACACAACAAACATCTTTGGTTGGTCTGTGACTGCAGCTAATGTTCTTTCATTTCCTGGCCTCAATACTCTAGGAATTTCGATGAACCGAGTAGACTTTGCTCCCGGAGGGCTGAATCCTCCTCATTCACATCCTCGTGCAACCGAGACTGGGGTGGTCATAGAAGGGAAGCTCCTTATAGGATTTGTGACAACTAGCAATGTGTTTCACTCCAAAGTTTTGAGTGCTGGGCAGATGTTTGTTGTTCCTCGTGGTCTTGTTCACTTTCAACTAAATGTTGGAGAAGAAAAGGCCCTCCTTTTCACTGCTTTCAACAGCCATTTCCCAGGTTCTGCAGTCGCCCCAACTACTCTTTTTGCTTCTACACCTCCAATTCCCAATCAAGTGTTAACAAAGGCCTTCCAAGTTGGGGAAGATACAATCAAAACCATAAAATCCAAGTTTGGATCTTAA